The Bosea sp. AS-1 region TTCCCAGAGGAATTGCCTCGTGGAAAGCCCTCGGCCGGGAAACCGAAAACCACCCGGCCTCGCTTGCCCGGCCCGCGGCTTTGCCGTCATGGTGCCGGCCTTGCGAAACAACGGAGACAGCATGGCGAGACCGTCCGACGCGGCGAAGGACCGGGACCTGATCCGCATCCTTTCCGAGAATGCACGCCTGCCCCTCTCGGACATCGCCAAGATGCTCGGCGTCTCGCGCGCGACCGTGCAGGGCCGGCTTGCGCGGCTCGAACGCGACGGGATCATCGCCGGCTATACGACCATTCTCGGCAGCGCGGCGCGGCCCGCCACGACGATCGCGGCACTGGTGATGATCGAGCTCGAGGTCAAGCGACAGGGCGGCGTCGTCGCGGCTCTGAAGAAGCGGCCGGAGGTCGTGCAATGCTACACGCTGAGCGGCCATTTCGACCTCTATGTAAAGGTGGAGTGTGAGACCGCCAGCGATCTCGATGCGGTGATCGACTGGATCGCCGAGATGGACGGCGTCAGGCGCACGACATCCTCCGTGATTCTGGCGCAGAAATTCGAGCGCTGAAGCTGCCGATTCCTGGCGCGCAGGCAGTTATCCTGCGATTTGGACAATATCCCTTCGATATGAGCCAGCATAAGCCATCATATCGACGATCCGCCCGTTAAATGATGCAGCCCTTCACTCCAGCATGGCCTCAGGGAACGGTCCGCCGCGGACCGGCCATGACAGGAGATCGCCATGACCATCCAGAAGCAGCGTGTCGCCGTTCTCGGCGCGGGCCAGATCGGCGCCATCATCGCCGGCATGCTGGCCGATCAGGGACATGAGGTCACGCTGGCCGACGCCTCGCAGGCCCAGCTCGCCCATGCCGCCGGCAAGCGCTTCGGCACGGCGGTCGTCGACGCCTCCGACCTCGCGGCTCTGCGCTCCTTCCTCGCGGATCGCGACATCGTCGTCAGCGCCTGCCCCTATTTCCTCAACAAGGGCATCGCCAAGGTCGCGGCCGAAACCAAGACGCATTATTTCGACCTGACCGAGGACGTCGCCACCACCTCCTATATCAAGGAGCTCGGCGAGACCGCTCCGGTCGCGCTCGTGCCGCAATGCGGCCTCGCCCCCGGCTTCATCTGCATTCTCGGCGCCGACATGGCCGCGCGTTTCGAGAATGTGCGCACCATCAAGATGCGCGTCGGCGCGCTGCCACTCTACCCGACCAATGCGCTGCGCTACAACGTGACCTGGTCGGTCGACGGCCTGATCAACGAATACTGCAACCCTTGCGAAATCGTCTTCGACGGCCAGCCGACGCTGGTGCCGGCGCTGGAAGGCATCGAGAGCGTCATGATCGACGGCGTCGGCTACGAGGCCTTCAACACCTCGGGCGGGCTCGGCACGCTGACCGAGACGCTGGCCGGCAAGGTCCGCAACATGAGCTACAAGACACTACGCTATCCCGGCCATGCCGAGATCATGAAGCTCCTGCTGCGCGACCTCGAGCTCGCCGACGACCGCGAGACGATGCGGCGCATCCTCAGCCACTCGGCCCCCTTCACCCGCAAGGACGTGGTGGTGATCTTCGTCACCGGCGTCGGCGAGCGCAACGGCCGGCTGGAAGAGGAAAGCGTCGTGCTGCGCTATGACGGCAATGACGAGCTCGGCGCCATCCAATTGACCACGGCCTCGGGCTGTGTCGCCATGATCGAGCTGTTCCTGGCCGGCAAGCTGCCCGCCAAGGGTTTCGTGCGGCAGGAGGATGCGGTCCTCGCCGACTTCCTGGCAACGAAGGCCGGCACGCGGCTGGTGCGCGAGGCGCGCGGCGCCGACGCGACCGCGCTCGGCCATACGCTGGCGATCAAGGCGGCAGCCTGACGGAAGGCACCGGCCAGGCGCGGGGCGGGCCTGAACGAGGCCCCCCTCACGCCCTTGTGTGCAGACGTGTGGGACAGGCGCCCCGCGCTTCGGCTATGCGGGAATGATGATCCCGCACGATGGAGAGCGGCCGTGACTGCCCCGCCATCCACCCAGAGCGCAGCCGCCCCCGGCAAAGCCGGACGGGCGGGTGCGCCGACAGCGCCGGCCGGCAAGATGGCCGCGCTGAAAGGCTGGCTGCCCTGGCTCGACCGGCAGGGCCGGTTTTCGGCCCTGCGGGCGGCCGCCTTTGCGCTGACGCTGCTGCCTGCGGTGCTCGTCCTTTACGCCGCCTGGATGGGGCAGCTCGGCTCGAAACCCTGGACCGAGGCGATTCATCGCGTCGGGACCTGGGCGGTCAGGCTGCTCATCCTGTCGCTGGCGATCTCGCCGCTCAGACGCCTCCTCGACTGGAACAAGCTGATCGGTATCCGGCGTATGCTCGGCCTCTCCGTCATGGCCTATGCGCTGGGCCATCTCGGGCTGTATTGTATCGACATGGCCTTCGACTGGGGGCTGATCGTCTCCGAGATCGTCAAACGCTTCTATCTGACGATCGGCTTCGTCGCACTGCTCGGCCTCTGCGCGCTCGGCGCGACCTCGACCGACGGGATGATCCGCCGGCTCGGCAAGAACTGGCAGCGATTGCACAATCTCGTCTATCCGATCGCAGCGATCGCGCTGCTGCATTTCGCGCTGCAGTCGAAGATCGACGTTACCGAACCCGTGCTGATGAGCGGGCTGTTCATCCTGCTCCTGCTCTACCGCGGTCTCTATCGCTGGAAGCTGCCGGTCTCCCTGCCCGCCCTCGCCGGCATTGCCCTGCTCGCCGGGCTCGCGACCGCGCTTCTGGAAACCGGCTGGTACGCGCTGACCAGCGGCGTCTCGCCCTGGCTCGTCTTCCAGGCCAATGCCGACATCCTGACCTATTGGGACTATGCTTCGATCCGGCCGGCCCATTGGGTCGCGCTGGCAGGCCTCGCGGTCGCCGTGGCCCATGCCTGGCGCGCCCGCAAGCCGCGGGCCCGCCGCCAGGCCCGGCAAGCTGTGACGGCCTGAGGACACAGCGGCGGCTCGCGCAAAAACTTTCCCAGTTTCGCCGTTTTCGAAACCGAAAACGGTTCCCTGCGCGCGCCCTCATGCTAACCCTATCCCATGCCTGATGATTTGCATGCCCAGCCGACGGCCGATGTGGCGGAAGCCGAGCTCGCTTCGGAGGGGATAGCCCCTTCCGAAAACCGCTCCTCCCCCTTCGTTCCGCTGCGGCAGCCGATCTTCCGCGCCGTCTGGTTCGCGAGCCTCGCCTCGAATTTCGGCGGCCTCGTCCAGGCGGTCGGCGCCTCCTGGATGATGGCCTCGATCTCACCCTCGGCCGAGATGGTGGCGCTGGTCCAGGCCTCGACGACGCTGCCGGTGATGCTATTCTCGCTCGCCGCCGGCGCGATCTCCGACAACTACGATCGCCGGCGGATCATGTTGACGGCGCAGGGCTTCATGCTGGCCGTCTCGGTCGGCCTCGCGGTCAGCGCCTGGCTTGGGCTGATCACACCCTGGCTGCTGTTGAGCTTCACCTTCCTGATCGGCTGCGGCACCGCCCTTAACAACCCGGCCTGGCAATCCTCGGTCGGCGACATGGTGCCACGCCGCGACGTGCCGGCGGCGGTGACGCTGAACAGCGTCGCCTTCAACATCGCCCGCAGCGTCGGCCCCGCCATCGGCGGCGCCATCGTCGCTGCGGCCGGCGCGGTTGCCGCCTTCGTCATCAACGCCTTCTCCTATATCGGCCTGATCACCGTGCTCGCCCGCTGGCAACCGCCGAAGGTCGAGCGCGTGCTGCCGCGCGAGACGCTGTTCATCGCCATGGGCGCGGGCGTGCGCTATGTCGCCATGTCGCCGAATATCCGTGCGGTGATCTTGCGTGCCTTTGCGTTCGGTTTCGGCGCCATCGTCGGCCTCGCCCTCCTGCCGCTGGTGGCGCGCGACCTGATCCGCGGCGGCCCGCTGACCTATGGCATCCTGCTCGGAGGTTTCGGCGCCGGCGCCGTCGCCGGAGCCTTCATGAGTGCCCGCCTGCGCCGCGCGATGAGCACGGAGGCGCTGGTCCGCTCCACCTTCATCGCCTACGCAGTCGGCATTCTCATCGTCGCGTTCAGCCGCACGATCTGGATGACGATGCCCGGGCTGTTCATCTGCGGCGCCTGCTGGGTGCTGGCGCTCTCCACCTTCAACGCCACGGTGCAGCTCTCGGCGCCGCGCTGGGTCGTGGGCCGGGCACTGGCGATCTATCAAATGGCGACCTTCGGCGGCATGGCGCTGGGAAGCTGGGCCTGGGGCCGCACGGCCCTGCTTTCCGGGACGGACCGGGGCCTGCAGCTTTCCGCCATCGCGCTGCTGATCGGCGCCGGCCTCGGTCTACGCTACCGGCTGCCGCCGCTGGAAGAGCTCAACCTGGACCCTCTCAGCCGCTGGCGGGAGCCCAAGGTCGCGGTCGATATCGAGCCGCGTAGCGGTCCGGTGATCGTCACCGTCGAGTACATCATCAAGCCGGAGGACGTCGTCGCCTTCCTGAACGTGATGGCGGAGCGCCGCCGCATCCGCCGGCGCGACGGCGCCCGGCACTGGACGCTGCTGCGGGACCTGACCGACCCGACGCTCTGGTTCGAGCGCTACGACAGCCCGACCTGGGTCGAATATGTGCGCCAGAACCAGCGCGTGACGCAGGCCGATGCCGAGATCGGCGAGCGCGTCCGGGCGCTCCATAGCGGACCGAACCCACCGGTCGTCCATCGCATGATCGAGCGGCAGACCGCCTCGCTCACCTCGGCGGCGGCGACCGTTCCCATGGCTCCAGCGGCCGTGCCCAAGCCGCTGGGCGATCCGTCCCGCGCCGGCTGACGAGAGCGTTCAGCCGACGATCCAGAGCCCGGCGAGCCCGACCATGCCGACGATGATCCGCCACCAGGCGAAGAACGCGAAGCCGTGCCGCGAGACGAAGTCGAGGAAGGAGCGCACCACCAGCAGCGCCGAGAAGAAGGCCGCGACGAAGCCGATGACGATCAGGATACCGTCGTTGAAGGACAAATCCTTGTAGCTCTTGAGCAGGTCGTAGGCGAAGGCGCCCGCCATGGTCGGCATGGCGAGGAAGAAGGAGAATTCGGCCGCCGCCCGCTTGCTGGCGCCGAGCAGCATCGCCCCGACGATGGTGGCGCCGGAGCGCGAGACGCCGGGGATCATGGCGAGGCACTGGAAGAAGCCGATCTTGAGATACATCGGCAGCGTGAAGGCGGTCGCGTCGGTATATTTCTCCTGCAGTTCAAGCTCGTCGACAACGAGCAGCACGAGGCCGCCCGCGATCAGCGCGCAGCAGACGATCAGCGGGTTGAACAGCACGCCCTTGATGAAGCCGTGCAGCAAGGCTCCGATGATCGCCGCCGGCAGGAAGGCAACCAGCACGCCGATGACGAAACGCCGGGCCGACGGGTCGCTCGGGATGCGCAGCGCGATGTCGAGCAGGCGACGGAAATAGACCAGCAGGATCGCCAGGATGGCACCAAGCTGGATCAGGACCTCGAAGGTCTTGCCGTTCGACTCGAAGCCGAGGAAGTGGCCGAGCAGCAGCAGGTGGCCCGTCGAGGAGACGGGCAGGAACTCGGTGAGGCCCTCGACGATGCCGAGGACGAAGGCTTCGATGATGTTCTGCATGGAACAGGCGTCCTCGTGCGACTCAGGGTCCGCGCCGGCCGGCGTCGGTCCATCCGTGCGGGCTTACGCCCAGCTCTTTGCAAATTGGTTACCACTTCGCGAAGCGAACCGCGCAAATCGTCAGCTTCGGCATCCAGGGCGCTTGTGGCGGTTTTCGGGCGTGATAAGAGCGGGCGCCGAACGCATAGCAGGGAATTTTCCGGCCCGTCGCCCCGCTTCGGCCGCATTTGACCCGCTTCAAGGCTGCATGAGTGCCATGGCGACCCTGTATCATTACCCGCTATGCCCGCATTCGCGCTTCATCCGTCTCGTGCTCGGCGAGTTCGGCATGGAGGCCGAAATGGTCGAGGAGCGCGTCTGGGAGCGGCGACGGGATTTCCTCGAGCTCAACACGGCGGGAACGACCCCCGTCTTCCAGGAGCAGAACGGGCTGCCCGTGCCCGGCGCCGGGCCGATCGCCGAATATCTCGACGAGACCCGCGGGCTTGCGCTCGGCGACCGTAGGCTCCTGCCGGAAGGCCCGGGCGAGCGCGTCGAGGTGCGCCGCCTGCTCGACTGGTTCAATCTGAAGTTCCATGACGAGATCACCGGGCCGCTGGTGCTCGAAAAGGTAATGAAGCGCTTCATGAGCCGCGATGAAGGCGGCGGCCCACCGGAGATGGGCGCGATCCGCGCGGCGCGCTCCAATGTGCGCTATCATCTGCGCTACATCTCCTGGCTGCTCGCCAAGCGGAACTGGCTGGCGGGCGCCCGATTGAGCTATGCGGACCTCGCCGCTGCGGCGCATCTCTCCTGCGTCGACTATCTCGGCGACGTGCCCTGGGAAGAGGACGAGACGGCGCGCGCATGGTACGCCCGAATCAAATCGCGACCGAGCTTCCGGCCGCTGCTGGCGGACCGGGTGCCGGGCATGTCGCCCAGCGCCCATTACGACAACCTGGACTTCTGAGCGCCGAGAAGCTGAAGCGCGCCGTCGCCGAGCGCGCCCAGGCCGAGGGCTTCGCGGTGATGCGTGTCGCGGCCGCCGATGCGATCCCGCTCGCGGCGGAACGCCTCAAGGATTGGCTGAAGGCCGGCTACCACGGCGACATGGCCTGGATGGACGAGCGCACCGCCGAGCGGGCCGATCCGCGGGCGCTGTGGAATGAAGTCCGCTCCGTCGTCATGCTCGGGATGAACTATGCCGGTGAAGGCGATCCGCTCGCCATGCTCGCCCGGCCCGACAAGGGCGCGATCTCGCTCTATGCCCGCCGGCGCGACTATCACGACGTCATCAAGGGCAAGCTCAAGAGCGTGGCCGGGCTCCTGGCCGCACGCGGCGGCGCCGACGTCAAGGTCTTCGTCGATACCGCCCCCGTGATGGAAAAGCCGCTGGCGCAAGCGGCAGGCCTCGGCTGGCAGGGCAAGCACAGCGTCCTGGTCTCGCGCGAGCACGGCTCCTGGCTGCTGCTGGGAGCAATCTACACCACCGCCGAGTTGCCGCCCGACGCACCGGAGCGCGACCATTGCGGTTCCTGCCGGCGCTGCCTCGACATCTGCCCGACAGACGCCTTCCCGGCGCCCTACCAGCTCGATGCGCGCCGCT contains the following coding sequences:
- a CDS encoding undecaprenyl-diphosphate phosphatase; this encodes MQNIIEAFVLGIVEGLTEFLPVSSTGHLLLLGHFLGFESNGKTFEVLIQLGAILAILLVYFRRLLDIALRIPSDPSARRFVIGVLVAFLPAAIIGALLHGFIKGVLFNPLIVCCALIAGGLVLLVVDELELQEKYTDATAFTLPMYLKIGFFQCLAMIPGVSRSGATIVGAMLLGASKRAAAEFSFFLAMPTMAGAFAYDLLKSYKDLSFNDGILIVIGFVAAFFSALLVVRSFLDFVSRHGFAFFAWWRIIVGMVGLAGLWIVG
- the queG gene encoding tRNA epoxyqueuosine(34) reductase QueG, which codes for MVRPNQIATELPAAAGGPGAGHVAQRPLRQPGLLSAEKLKRAVAERAQAEGFAVMRVAAADAIPLAAERLKDWLKAGYHGDMAWMDERTAERADPRALWNEVRSVVMLGMNYAGEGDPLAMLARPDKGAISLYARRRDYHDVIKGKLKSVAGLLAARGGADVKVFVDTAPVMEKPLAQAAGLGWQGKHSVLVSREHGSWLLLGAIYTTAELPPDAPERDHCGSCRRCLDICPTDAFPAPYQLDARRCIAYLTIEHQGHIDAELRPGIGNRVFGCDDCLAVCPWNKFAEAAQETRLALRGELDGLSLAELAGLDDAAFRALFAGTPVKRTGRDRFLRNVLIAIGNSGLPELADSATRQLDDASPLVRAMAVWALGRLAPSRAAALAPAALRAETDPQVRAEWSALPSRTEDAA
- a CDS encoding MFS transporter; amino-acid sequence: MPDDLHAQPTADVAEAELASEGIAPSENRSSPFVPLRQPIFRAVWFASLASNFGGLVQAVGASWMMASISPSAEMVALVQASTTLPVMLFSLAAGAISDNYDRRRIMLTAQGFMLAVSVGLAVSAWLGLITPWLLLSFTFLIGCGTALNNPAWQSSVGDMVPRRDVPAAVTLNSVAFNIARSVGPAIGGAIVAAAGAVAAFVINAFSYIGLITVLARWQPPKVERVLPRETLFIAMGAGVRYVAMSPNIRAVILRAFAFGFGAIVGLALLPLVARDLIRGGPLTYGILLGGFGAGAVAGAFMSARLRRAMSTEALVRSTFIAYAVGILIVAFSRTIWMTMPGLFICGACWVLALSTFNATVQLSAPRWVVGRALAIYQMATFGGMALGSWAWGRTALLSGTDRGLQLSAIALLIGAGLGLRYRLPPLEELNLDPLSRWREPKVAVDIEPRSGPVIVTVEYIIKPEDVVAFLNVMAERRRIRRRDGARHWTLLRDLTDPTLWFERYDSPTWVEYVRQNQRVTQADAEIGERVRALHSGPNPPVVHRMIERQTASLTSAAATVPMAPAAVPKPLGDPSRAG
- a CDS encoding glutathione S-transferase family protein; translation: MATLYHYPLCPHSRFIRLVLGEFGMEAEMVEERVWERRRDFLELNTAGTTPVFQEQNGLPVPGAGPIAEYLDETRGLALGDRRLLPEGPGERVEVRRLLDWFNLKFHDEITGPLVLEKVMKRFMSRDEGGGPPEMGAIRAARSNVRYHLRYISWLLAKRNWLAGARLSYADLAAAAHLSCVDYLGDVPWEEDETARAWYARIKSRPSFRPLLADRVPGMSPSAHYDNLDF
- a CDS encoding Lrp/AsnC family transcriptional regulator encodes the protein MARPSDAAKDRDLIRILSENARLPLSDIAKMLGVSRATVQGRLARLERDGIIAGYTTILGSAARPATTIAALVMIELEVKRQGGVVAALKKRPEVVQCYTLSGHFDLYVKVECETASDLDAVIDWIAEMDGVRRTTSSVILAQKFER
- a CDS encoding saccharopine dehydrogenase C-terminal domain-containing protein, with the translated sequence MTIQKQRVAVLGAGQIGAIIAGMLADQGHEVTLADASQAQLAHAAGKRFGTAVVDASDLAALRSFLADRDIVVSACPYFLNKGIAKVAAETKTHYFDLTEDVATTSYIKELGETAPVALVPQCGLAPGFICILGADMAARFENVRTIKMRVGALPLYPTNALRYNVTWSVDGLINEYCNPCEIVFDGQPTLVPALEGIESVMIDGVGYEAFNTSGGLGTLTETLAGKVRNMSYKTLRYPGHAEIMKLLLRDLELADDRETMRRILSHSAPFTRKDVVVIFVTGVGERNGRLEEESVVLRYDGNDELGAIQLTTASGCVAMIELFLAGKLPAKGFVRQEDAVLADFLATKAGTRLVREARGADATALGHTLAIKAAA
- a CDS encoding protein-methionine-sulfoxide reductase heme-binding subunit MsrQ, with product MTAPPSTQSAAAPGKAGRAGAPTAPAGKMAALKGWLPWLDRQGRFSALRAAAFALTLLPAVLVLYAAWMGQLGSKPWTEAIHRVGTWAVRLLILSLAISPLRRLLDWNKLIGIRRMLGLSVMAYALGHLGLYCIDMAFDWGLIVSEIVKRFYLTIGFVALLGLCALGATSTDGMIRRLGKNWQRLHNLVYPIAAIALLHFALQSKIDVTEPVLMSGLFILLLLYRGLYRWKLPVSLPALAGIALLAGLATALLETGWYALTSGVSPWLVFQANADILTYWDYASIRPAHWVALAGLAVAVAHAWRARKPRARRQARQAVTA